From the genome of Longispora fulva:
ACGAGACCAAGCTCATGATGGTGGACCTGGCCTACCTCGCCCTGGCGGCCTTCGTGGCCTGGGGCCGCTTCGGCCCCGAATCCTTCCTCACCTGACCCGGGAGCGGCGGCGCCGGTCTAGCGGAGCCAGAACCCGCATCGCGCCACCACCGCCCACCGCTCATCGGCCCGCCGACCCCGTCCGAGGTATTACGGTTGGAAGTACGCCGACATCAGGCGGCTGACCCATTCCGGCTGCTGGACGTTTTCTGGCAGGAACTCCGCCATCACTGGCTTCAGGTCGATGACCGGGGTGCCGGAGACCGCGTCGAGGCCTACCACCGTCAGTTCGCGGCCGTGGACGGATTCGATGGCACAGGACGTCACCCCGATGCGGTTGGGTCGTCGAGGGCCGCGTCCGGCGAACACGCCGACGGGTGGGAGGTCGGGGCGCCCGCGGTTGGGACGGGGCTCGCGGTAGTCCCCGTGGTCGGGGAACTGGTCGAAAACGAAGAGGATCTCCACGTGAGAGAAGCCCTCCAGACCTTGGAGGCACGCTTCACCGAAGCGCTCGTCAACGGTGATCGTGCTGCGGACGGCGCCCCAGTTGTCCGTGCGCTGAATGT
Proteins encoded in this window:
- a CDS encoding SAM-dependent methyltransferase, whose product is MLSFDITPIGTVQNARTDIQRTDNWGAVRSTITVDERFGEACLQGLEGFSHVEILFVFDQFPDHGDYREPRPNRGRPDLPPVGVFAGRGPRRPNRIGVTSCAIESVHGRELTVVGLDAVSGTPVIDLKPVMAEFLPENVQQPEWVSRLMSAYFQP